A genome region from Salvia splendens isolate huo1 chromosome 19, SspV2, whole genome shotgun sequence includes the following:
- the LOC121779059 gene encoding uncharacterized protein LOC121779059: MVRGTVEAHYVKLMSYMLELGKADREGRFELHVDVGAVFKSLYIGFSGLWKGFKEGCRPVIGLDGAFLKTYLGGILLTTVGTDGINQMYLIAWAVVETENEVCWTWFIKILVEELSLDEGVRITIISDQQKGLENAVQSLLPLAKHRNCARHIYANWKKTHKGPLLKQLFWKLVRSTYMEEYAITCRELEKEDGQAYADLMDKNPSRFRKAFLTPGNCSDAILNNVCECFNAYILDARSKHMLGMLDEMRTILMERLYRKSVEMESGGINSTVCPKVRRKIEAMVYKSRNCITIHAVGGKFEVSHFEDRFVVTPSLRQCGCRKWDLTGIPCLHACAAIHFLKHNVDDYVHDYFSLSKYKLAYGYGLPALNGEKLWPQAEGYPVVPPPVKKLPGKLKKVRRRDPFEKDPVRPNRMKKICVTKTFKFRF, translated from the exons ATGGTGAGGGGAACAGTGGAAGCTCACTATGTAAAGCTGATGAGCTATATGCTTGAGTTGGGCAAGGCTGACAGAGAAGGAAGATTTGAACTACATGTAGATGTAGGTGCTGTGTTCAAGTCTTTGTACATTGGTTTCAGTGGGCTATGGAAGGGTTTCAAGGAGGGTTGTAGGCCAGTGATTGGTCTAGATGGTGCTTTCCTTAAGACATACCTAGGTGGTATATTGCTGACAACTGTAGGAACTGATGGAATCAACCAAATGTATCTCATAGCTTGGGCAGTGGTGGAAACTGAGAATGAGGTTTGCTGGACTTGGTTCATAAAAATACTTGTTGAAGAGTTGAGCTTGGATGAAGGAGTGAGAATTACCATAATCAGTGACCAACAAAAG GGACTTGAGAATGCAGTTCAGAGTCTACTTCCCTTAGCTAAGCATAGAAACTGTGCAAGGCATATATATGCAAACTGGAAAAAGACACACAAAGGTCCACTTTTGAAGCAGCTTTTCTGGAAGCTGGTTAGAAGTACGTACATGGAAGAGTATGCCATTACATGCAGAGAGCTAGAGAAGGAAGATGGACAGGCTTATGCAGATTTAATGGATAAGAACCCCAGCAGATTCCGTAAGGCTTTTCTAACACCTGGCAATTGCTCTGATGCAATTTTAAACAATGTTTGTGAATGTTTCAATGCTTATATTCTGGATGCAAGGAGTAAGCATATGTTAGGCATGCTAGATGAAATGAGAACCATACTCATGGAGAGACTATATAGAAAGAGTGTAGAAATGGAGAGTGGTGGAATCAATTCAACTGTGTGTCCAAAAGTGAGGAGAAAAATTGAGGCCATGGTTTATAAAAGTAGAAACTGTATCACTATTCATGCAGTTGGGGGAAAATTTGAAGTAAGCCATTTTGAAGATAGGTTTGTAGTGACTCCTTCCCTAAGGCAATGTGGGTGTAGGAAATGGGATTTAACAGGCATCCCTTGTCTTCATGCCTGCGCTGCTATCCATTTCCTCAAACATAATGTTGATGATTATGTCCATGACTACTTCTCATTGAGCAAATACAAGTTGGCATATGGATATGGGTTGCCAGCATTGAATGGAGAGAAGCTCTGGCCTCAGGCTGAGGGGTACCCGGTTGTACCTCCACCTGTGAAGAAATTGCCCGGCAAGCTGAAGAAGGTTAGAAGGAGGGATCCATTCGAGAAAGATCCAGTCAGGCCCAACAGAATGAAGAAGATATGTGTGACGAAAACCTTTAAGTTCCGGTTTTGA